The nucleotide window CGGGCGAGATAAACGCCCGGTGGGAGCGCCGAGGCGTCGCAGGAAATATCGTGACGACCGGCGGTTAGCTCCGAGTCAATCAGCGTCGCAATCCGCCGACCCGATAAATCGTACACCGACAGGACGACGCGGCCGTCGGCGGACAGGGAGTAGGTGAAGTTGACGGTGTCCCGCGACGGGCTCGGATAGGCGGCGTAGAGGACGAGCTCGAACGTTTCTACGGGAAGAGTGACCGCCTCCGACGGCCCGAAACGGCTGACCACGCCTTCCGCGTCAATGACCTCCAGCCAGTAGGCGTAACTCCCGCCGGGCTCCACGTCCCGGTCGAGGTATCTGGATGAACCACCGGGCAGATTGCCGGAAATCATCTCCGGTCCGTCGGCGCCCCGCAGGACGCGCACC belongs to bacterium and includes:
- a CDS encoding T9SS type A sorting domain-containing protein, whose translation is LWWSTDPDFNTYNEIKDLHESEYTISGGIEDGARVYWRVKSLDDGGGEYWAEELDWYFDVDLGGGVDVVDFAAGATDEGFLVNWRLSGEEPAGVRVLRGADGPEMISGNLPGGSSRYLDRDVEPGGSYAYWLEVIDAEGVVSRFGPSEAVTLPVETFELVLYAAYPSPSRDTVNFTYSLSADGRVVLSVYDLSGRRIATLIDSELTAGRHDISCDASALPPGVYLARLATDSGSLTRRVVIAR